In Oncorhynchus nerka isolate Pitt River linkage group LG21, Oner_Uvic_2.0, whole genome shotgun sequence, the following are encoded in one genomic region:
- the LOC115103756 gene encoding cholecystokinin-like isoform X1, with protein sequence MAMGGLLVCVLMAALVGVGLTSPVSKSDGNTKQGGILPQLLARREAVWNAAENVAKREQDTQMSMARMARTAHLSEDQREFMSKQIKQAISELMNECPGRDYQGWVDFGRRSAE encoded by the exons ATGGCAATGGGTGGATTGTTGGTGTGCGTCCTCATGGCGGCGCTAGTGGGTGTTGGTTTGACATCACCCGTATCCAAGTCGGATGGCAACACCAAACAGGGTGGGATACTGCCACAGCTACTGGCCAGGAGGGAGGCAGTGTGGAATGCTGCGGAGAACGTCGCTAAGCGGGAGCAAGACACTCAAATGAGCATGGCACGGATGGCGAGGACGGCGCACCTGTCGGAGGACCAGCGCGAGTTCATGTCCAAGCAAATCAAGCAGGCCATCTCAG AGTTGATGAACGAGTGTCCGGGCCGGGACTACCAAGGATGGGTCGACTTTGGACGGCGGAGTGCAGAGTAG
- the LOC115103756 gene encoding uncharacterized protein LOC115103756 isoform X2, translating to MAMGGLLVCVLMAALVGVGLTSPVSKSDGNTKQGGILPQLLARREAVWNAAENVAKREQDTQMSMARMARTAHLSEDQREFMSKQIKQAISGLYCSQS from the exons ATGGCAATGGGTGGATTGTTGGTGTGCGTCCTCATGGCGGCGCTAGTGGGTGTTGGTTTGACATCACCCGTATCCAAGTCGGATGGCAACACCAAACAGGGTGGGATACTGCCACAGCTACTGGCCAGGAGGGAGGCAGTGTGGAATGCTGCGGAGAACGTCGCTAAGCGGGAGCAAGACACTCAAATGAGCATGGCACGGATGGCGAGGACGGCGCACCTGTCGGAGGACCAGCGCGAGTTCATGTCCAAGCAAATCAAGCAGGCCATCTCAG GTTTGTATTGTTCGCAGAGTTGA